One segment of Pseudomonadota bacterium DNA contains the following:
- a CDS encoding ABC transporter ATP-binding protein has translation MLEVNNINTFYGTSHILFDVSLQVKSGELVCLLGRNGAGKSTTMRSIMGLTPPKTGDMKFYGEDMTGKPPYKIAQKGMGYVPDNRLIFPDLTVRQNLEVAIKKSEHFKGEPWTVERIYEIFPKLKILEKHLGGYLSGGEQQMLTIGRTLMGNPELILLDEPVEGLAPLVVRDFADRLLKLKEIGVTILFAEQNVKFSLAIADRAYVIDRGRIRYHGSIQELSANEEVKRNYLMI, from the coding sequence ATACTGGAAGTCAATAATATTAATACGTTTTATGGTACAAGTCATATCCTTTTCGACGTGTCTTTGCAGGTGAAAAGCGGTGAGCTTGTCTGTCTCCTGGGGAGAAACGGCGCCGGCAAATCAACGACCATGAGGAGTATCATGGGTCTTACCCCGCCCAAAACCGGAGACATGAAGTTCTATGGCGAGGATATGACAGGAAAACCGCCCTATAAAATTGCACAGAAAGGGATGGGGTATGTCCCGGACAACAGGTTAATCTTTCCTGATCTGACTGTCCGCCAGAATCTTGAAGTCGCTATAAAAAAATCTGAGCATTTTAAGGGTGAGCCATGGACTGTAGAGAGGATCTATGAGATTTTCCCTAAGCTTAAAATATTAGAAAAGCACCTCGGCGGTTATCTAAGCGGCGGCGAACAACAGATGCTTACCATCGGAAGAACGCTGATGGGCAACCCGGAGTTGATTCTCCTTGATGAGCCCGTAGAGGGATTGGCCCCTCTCGTTGTCAGGGATTTTGCCGACAGGCTTCTGAAACTTAAAGAGATAGGGGTCACGATCCTTTTTGCAGAACAGAATGTAAAGTTCTCCCTTGCTATCGCCGACAGGGCCTATGTGATTGACAGAGGAAGGATCAGATATCACGGAAGCATCCAGGAACTGAGTGCAAACGAAGAGGTAAAACGGAATTACTTGATGATATAA
- a CDS encoding ABC transporter ATP-binding protein — MNDGVILKTDHLSKSFFKYQVLTDVNYQLNRGQIAAIIGPNGAGKSTFFNLVTGYHTVSGGNVYFRGKEITNWARHKIARIGITRAFQVSNIYPKLTTYENVRQSILAQQKRTLNFFTPAERLAKDETLGLLETTGLSGFRNTEAGILSQGDKKKLELALALASKPDLLLLDEPTAGMSSEETHETMELVKRLNKDIGLSILFTEHDISVIFGYAQKLSVLHQGILVAEGTPEEVRQNKEAQACYLGEEI; from the coding sequence ATGAATGATGGTGTCATTTTAAAAACAGATCATCTGAGCAAGTCTTTCTTTAAGTACCAGGTATTGACCGATGTGAACTACCAGTTGAACAGGGGCCAGATTGCTGCAATAATCGGCCCTAACGGGGCAGGAAAAAGCACCTTCTTCAACCTCGTTACCGGTTATCATACGGTCAGCGGTGGCAATGTCTACTTCAGGGGTAAGGAGATTACAAACTGGGCGCGTCACAAGATCGCCAGGATTGGCATTACTCGGGCATTCCAGGTAAGCAACATCTATCCAAAACTTACAACTTATGAAAACGTACGGCAATCAATTCTCGCACAGCAGAAAAGGACCCTGAATTTTTTTACCCCTGCAGAAAGGCTTGCAAAGGACGAAACCCTTGGCCTCCTCGAAACCACCGGTCTTTCCGGCTTCAGAAACACCGAGGCGGGGATACTTTCACAGGGTGACAAGAAAAAACTGGAATTGGCACTGGCACTGGCAAGCAAGCCCGACCTTCTTCTTCTCGACGAACCTACGGCAGGGATGTCATCGGAAGAAACCCACGAAACGATGGAACTCGTGAAGCGTCTTAACAAGGACATTGGCTTGAGCATCCTTTTTACCGAACATGATATCTCGGTGATTTTCGGCTATGCTCAGAAACTTTCCGTGCTGCATCAAGGGATTCTCGTTGCCGAAGGTACTCCGGAAGAGGTAAGACAGAACAAAGAAGCTCAAGCATGTTATCTTGGTGAGGAGATATGA
- a CDS encoding ABC transporter substrate-binding protein codes for MKFRKVFIGVFVLLMAGIFCVSSIQAADPYNLGVALGFTGTGTLYSKDQMEGIQVAVDEINAKGGFLGKYPVKLFQQDTQTKPDVGVRTVKDLILRDKVRAVINDYSSAVAVAVKPICREYKVIHIAAISNSENITKINYSPYTFQVVPNSYMQAKAASYAVAQLAKKKGWKEYVTLASDYEWGRSTQEEVVTDLKKVAPFLKVKKELWPKLGETQFASFVTSIMSMKPDFVYACLASKDNVTFTEQAKPYGFFDKIPYVGSMQSVTELITEAKTMPRGLVAISRAPFFAHMDIPMMANFVKNYRAKYKGKYPSDWAVMGYDAVYALKQGVEKAGSIDNDKVKDAMKGLAVDLTRGKLQFRPIDNQLRCSSYVGIVRDDPKYPFPILAELIEIKAADSERPEAEIVAARQAEKK; via the coding sequence ATGAAGTTCAGAAAAGTATTTATTGGTGTTTTTGTTTTATTGATGGCCGGAATTTTCTGCGTAAGCAGCATACAGGCCGCAGACCCTTATAACCTTGGTGTTGCACTCGGTTTTACCGGCACAGGAACACTCTACAGCAAAGACCAGATGGAAGGCATCCAGGTTGCAGTAGATGAAATTAACGCTAAAGGCGGATTTTTGGGGAAATACCCCGTAAAACTTTTCCAGCAGGATACCCAGACAAAGCCTGATGTGGGCGTCCGGACCGTAAAAGACCTTATTCTGCGGGATAAAGTCCGTGCAGTCATCAATGATTACTCAAGCGCAGTAGCCGTTGCGGTAAAACCAATCTGCAGAGAATATAAGGTAATCCACATCGCAGCCATCAGCAACTCGGAAAATATTACAAAGATTAACTACAGTCCCTATACCTTCCAGGTTGTGCCGAACAGTTACATGCAGGCAAAAGCAGCGTCCTACGCCGTTGCCCAGCTGGCAAAAAAGAAAGGATGGAAGGAATATGTGACCCTTGCCTCAGACTATGAATGGGGGAGATCTACACAGGAAGAAGTTGTGACAGACCTTAAAAAGGTTGCACCTTTTCTGAAAGTGAAAAAGGAATTATGGCCGAAACTCGGAGAGACCCAGTTTGCCTCCTTTGTCACAAGCATTATGTCCATGAAGCCTGATTTTGTATACGCATGTCTTGCCTCCAAGGATAATGTGACCTTTACCGAACAAGCAAAACCCTACGGTTTTTTTGACAAAATACCCTATGTGGGGAGCATGCAGAGCGTAACAGAACTAATCACCGAAGCAAAGACAATGCCGCGGGGTCTCGTAGCAATCAGCCGTGCGCCCTTCTTCGCCCACATGGATATACCCATGATGGCAAACTTCGTGAAAAACTACAGGGCGAAATACAAAGGTAAGTATCCCAGCGACTGGGCAGTAATGGGTTATGATGCAGTCTATGCGTTGAAACAGGGTGTTGAAAAAGCAGGCTCAATCGACAACGACAAGGTAAAAGATGCAATGAAAGGTCTTGCTGTGGACCTGACCAGGGGCAAACTCCAGTTCAGACCTATTGATAACCAGCTTCGTTGCTCCTCTTATGTGGGTATTGTGAGAGATGACCCGAAATATCCATTCCCGATCCTCGCAGAGCTTATAGAGATTAAGGCTGCTGACAGCGAACGCCCGGAGGCTGAAATTGTAGCTGCAAGACAGGCCGAGAAAAAATAA
- a CDS encoding sigma 54-interacting transcriptional regulator gives MGKTIFLENSGEKKRDLYSYFLSLKDTASQLELFKLILDSIHNGAIITDPDGYILYFNKPYGEFLGINPEEQIGKHTTEVVENSRMHIVAKTGKPEIMELHRIKGQEMVVQRIPIKKDGKIIAVFGQVMFKDVRDVSKLAKKLCILESKVQHYEQELISLRSTRYTFESIIGVSNSMKLLKEAAHKAASTDLPVLITGESGTGKEMFAQAIHNASNRRLYPFVRINCSAIPKDLLESELFGYEKGAFTGARDCGKPGKFELAHHGSIFLDEIGDLPPEIQPKLLRVLEEKEFERVGGTSYINSNFRLIAASNQNLEVMVENGKFRKDLFYRLNVIRLHIPPLKERKDAILPLAHTIIKQMCKEFLRPVLTIDKDVEDTFVNYEWPGNVRELYNVLGRALSLNDGDTIQLSDLPFYLLDRKTILQATADASLRNITFSAEKDAIMDALSASNNNKARAADLLGIHRTLLYKKMKRYKINT, from the coding sequence ATGGGCAAAACAATTTTCCTGGAGAATTCAGGAGAAAAAAAACGCGACCTCTATTCATATTTTCTCAGTTTGAAAGATACAGCAAGTCAGTTAGAACTTTTTAAGCTCATACTGGACAGTATTCATAACGGCGCAATAATAACCGATCCGGACGGATACATCCTTTATTTCAACAAACCCTATGGTGAGTTTCTCGGTATAAACCCTGAAGAGCAGATAGGAAAACATACAACAGAGGTTGTGGAAAACAGCCGTATGCACATTGTGGCAAAGACAGGAAAACCGGAAATCATGGAGCTTCACAGAATAAAAGGTCAGGAGATGGTGGTGCAGCGCATCCCCATTAAGAAAGATGGAAAAATCATCGCTGTATTCGGGCAGGTCATGTTTAAAGATGTCCGTGATGTGAGCAAGCTTGCAAAAAAATTGTGCATTCTTGAATCAAAGGTGCAACACTATGAGCAGGAGCTTATCTCTCTTCGTTCCACCAGATATACCTTTGAGAGCATTATCGGTGTGAGCAATTCCATGAAGCTCCTGAAGGAAGCTGCCCATAAGGCAGCATCTACCGACCTTCCCGTGCTGATTACCGGTGAATCAGGTACGGGGAAAGAGATGTTTGCCCAGGCCATACATAATGCCAGTAACCGCAGGCTCTATCCTTTTGTAAGGATTAACTGCTCTGCAATTCCAAAAGATCTCCTTGAATCAGAACTCTTTGGTTATGAAAAGGGCGCTTTTACAGGGGCAAGGGACTGCGGAAAGCCCGGCAAATTTGAACTTGCCCACCATGGTTCAATCTTTCTCGATGAAATTGGCGACCTTCCCCCTGAAATCCAGCCAAAACTTCTCCGTGTCCTTGAAGAAAAGGAATTTGAGCGCGTTGGAGGCACTTCATATATCAATTCTAATTTCAGGCTTATTGCAGCAAGTAACCAGAATCTCGAAGTAATGGTAGAAAACGGAAAATTCCGAAAAGACCTTTTTTACCGTTTGAATGTAATACGGCTTCATATCCCGCCCTTGAAAGAGCGAAAAGACGCCATACTCCCCCTTGCTCACACTATAATAAAGCAGATGTGTAAAGAATTTCTCCGTCCGGTGTTAACAATTGATAAAGATGTGGAAGACACCTTTGTAAATTACGAATGGCCAGGGAATGTGAGGGAACTTTATAATGTTCTTGGACGGGCGCTGTCTCTCAATGACGGGGACACAATCCAGCTTTCCGATCTGCCTTTCTATCTGCTGGACAGGAAGACGATTTTACAGGCTACGGCCGATGCATCGCTGAGAAATATCACCTTCTCGGCCGAGAAGGATGCCATTATGGATGCCCTCTCCGCTTCAAACAACAACAAGGCGCGTGCTGCAGATTTGCTGGGCATTCACAGGACACTCCTCTACAAAAAGATGAAGAGATATAAAATCAACACATGA
- a CDS encoding branched-chain amino acid ABC transporter permease, giving the protein MDKKNSFLKRFRLHAGLFLVALILPLVVTEFWVHVFTEILILGLFASAFNLIFGYMGQLSFGQAAYYGIGAYTTGLLMVKLQWPLFVCLPASMITAGIGALILGYFCVKLRGIYFAILTMAFGQFVFFIIFQWYSFTGGDNGLQGINPPVWLFKANAYYYFSLAVVTIGMILLYIITESPFGYTMKAIRDNTERTEFIGINVQRYMLINFVISGMFCGLAGALWGPFNRSVAPDLCSWQNSGHPVFMAVMGGPHHFLGPMIGSVIFTFLNAFVTGFTEYWPLVSGLVMIIVVLLMPGGLFGIIKSKGYFSPRNVGDVKNE; this is encoded by the coding sequence ATGGACAAGAAAAATAGTTTTCTAAAACGATTCCGGCTCCATGCAGGCCTCTTCCTTGTAGCGCTTATTCTGCCGTTGGTGGTCACTGAATTCTGGGTTCATGTCTTTACTGAGATCCTCATACTCGGTCTCTTTGCATCAGCCTTCAACCTGATCTTCGGGTATATGGGGCAGTTAAGCTTCGGGCAGGCGGCATATTACGGGATAGGCGCTTATACGACAGGGCTCCTCATGGTAAAGCTCCAATGGCCGCTATTTGTGTGTCTGCCCGCTTCCATGATAACTGCAGGGATCGGGGCGCTGATTCTTGGATACTTCTGTGTCAAACTGAGGGGTATTTACTTTGCGATTCTCACAATGGCCTTTGGGCAGTTTGTATTCTTCATCATCTTCCAATGGTACTCTTTCACGGGGGGAGATAATGGTCTCCAGGGGATCAACCCCCCGGTGTGGCTGTTCAAGGCAAATGCATATTATTATTTCTCGCTCGCTGTGGTAACCATCGGCATGATTCTCCTCTATATTATCACTGAGTCGCCCTTCGGGTATACGATGAAGGCCATAAGAGACAATACAGAGCGGACGGAGTTTATTGGCATCAACGTACAGCGGTATATGCTGATCAATTTTGTCATCTCCGGAATGTTCTGCGGACTGGCTGGAGCACTCTGGGGTCCCTTTAACAGGAGTGTTGCACCGGATTTATGCAGTTGGCAAAATTCCGGTCATCCGGTCTTTATGGCAGTCATGGGTGGTCCCCATCATTTTCTGGGTCCTATGATCGGCTCAGTCATCTTCACCTTTCTCAATGCCTTTGTAACAGGATTTACAGAATACTGGCCCCTGGTGAGCGGTCTGGTAATGATAATAGTTGTTCTTTTGATGCCGGGCGGCCTTTTCGGGATTATCAAATCAAAGGGTTATTTCAGTCCCAGAAACGTGGGAGATGTGAAAAATGAATGA
- a CDS encoding MBL fold metallo-hydrolase codes for MRYSGPIKITDEIYQVGGPTISSIKDGIVCLLDVDELILIDSGSGAGFEHIVRNIESFGFDPAKITTIILTHCHVDHAGGAHLFRSHFGSRLIMHNLDAEIVERADPRLTAAFCFEIDFQPLPIDKKLYGEEGNIPCGTQQMVWLHTPGHSPGSISLYLDIGGKRILFVQDIGAPLLKEFDCDPVAWVKSMDKLLGVNADMLCDGHSGAYHPKKVVREYLQYCIDMQTRMGYLDV; via the coding sequence ATGCGCTATTCAGGACCAATAAAGATAACAGATGAAATATATCAGGTAGGTGGCCCCACCATAAGCAGCATTAAGGATGGGATTGTATGCCTCCTCGATGTTGACGAGCTTATCCTCATCGACAGCGGTTCCGGGGCAGGCTTCGAGCATATAGTCCGGAACATTGAATCTTTTGGTTTTGATCCTGCAAAGATTACAACAATAATCCTTACCCACTGCCACGTAGACCATGCCGGTGGTGCACACCTTTTCAGATCCCATTTCGGCAGTCGTCTCATCATGCACAACCTCGACGCTGAAATTGTTGAGAGGGCCGATCCCCGCCTCACCGCAGCCTTCTGTTTCGAAATCGACTTCCAACCTCTTCCCATTGATAAAAAACTTTATGGCGAAGAAGGTAACATCCCGTGTGGCACTCAGCAAATGGTCTGGCTGCATACACCCGGCCATTCACCGGGGTCTATCTCGCTTTATCTTGACATTGGCGGGAAAAGAATCCTTTTTGTGCAGGATATCGGGGCGCCATTGCTTAAAGAATTTGATTGCGACCCCGTTGCATGGGTAAAATCCATGGACAAGTTACTCGGTGTCAATGCAGACATGTTATGTGATGGCCATTCCGGTGCCTATCATCCAAAAAAGGTTGTCAGAGAATACCTTCAATACTGTATTGACATGCAGACCCGGATGGGATACCTTGATGTGTGA
- a CDS encoding thioredoxin family protein — MGTVKIFYKDDCPMCPMAKRLKDNLQENNVDVHYYNVETADGLAEATFYRVLALPTILVEDEMENGLGEWRGTVPKVEEVLHVVQGL, encoded by the coding sequence ATGGGTACAGTAAAAATTTTCTATAAAGATGATTGTCCAATGTGCCCTATGGCAAAACGGTTGAAGGACAATTTGCAGGAAAATAATGTGGATGTCCATTACTATAACGTAGAAACAGCGGATGGCCTTGCTGAAGCGACATTTTACCGGGTCCTGGCCCTTCCCACGATTCTTGTTGAAGACGAGATGGAAAACGGGCTTGGAGAATGGAGGGGCACTGTCCCCAAAGTGGAAGAGGTTTTGCATGTCGTGCAAGGACTATGA
- a CDS encoding anaerobic ribonucleoside-triphosphate reductase activating protein → MSCKDYDFPIKGFIDTSFIDWKGQLSSVIFTGGCNFRCPYCHNSSIVLHPDRLEDVPLEYVVCHLRKYKNWVESVVITGGEPTINMNLFSIIGQLKIEGIKIKLDTNGSSPSIIKGLVNDGLIDYIAMDIKGPVDRYKRWCGVNVDRKKIEESVQFILEGNVDYEFRMTVVPFLHREDDIYEVADYIGDAKKFFIQEFKPNNTLNPAFSDIKPFSPEKMQKIRQHVSNQLNIASQDLQIKKG, encoded by the coding sequence ATGTCGTGCAAGGACTATGATTTCCCGATAAAAGGTTTTATAGATACAAGCTTTATTGACTGGAAGGGGCAGCTTTCATCGGTGATATTCACCGGTGGATGCAACTTCAGGTGTCCCTACTGCCATAACAGCAGTATTGTACTCCATCCGGATCGGTTAGAAGACGTACCCCTTGAGTATGTCGTCTGTCATTTAAGGAAATACAAAAACTGGGTGGAGAGTGTGGTCATCACAGGCGGTGAGCCCACAATTAATATGAATCTCTTCTCCATCATAGGGCAATTAAAAATCGAAGGCATAAAGATCAAGCTCGATACGAACGGTTCGTCGCCTTCTATCATAAAAGGGCTTGTTAACGACGGACTGATCGATTATATCGCTATGGACATAAAAGGTCCGGTTGATCGGTACAAAAGGTGGTGCGGTGTTAACGTTGACCGGAAGAAGATCGAGGAAAGCGTACAATTTATTTTAGAGGGAAATGTAGATTACGAATTCAGGATGACGGTTGTTCCCTTCCTGCACAGAGAAGATGATATATATGAAGTGGCAGATTACATCGGGGATGCAAAAAAATTCTTTATTCAGGAATTTAAACCTAATAATACGCTCAATCCCGCATTTTCAGACATCAAACCCTTCTCACCTGAGAAGATGCAAAAAATAAGGCAGCACGTGTCGAATCAATTAAACATCGCCAGCCAGGATTTACAGATCAAAAAAGGCTGA
- a CDS encoding branched-chain amino acid ABC transporter permease, with product MELTFLFSQFMSGLTYGLMLFLVASGLSLIFGVMNILNFAHATFWLIGAYICFTFWSLMEAHQFALWVSIPLAALATAAFGWVCEVVLIKRIYKRELHEQLLITYAMALILGDLIKIIWGPTDRLIVRPSIIQKPIHLFGAPIDSYFIFVILIGFAVAIGLWWFLKYTKYGHIVKAAVFSREMVGALGIPIPKIYTWVFTLGIFIAGLAGGVQSAIGSVTLGMDTNIIIQAFCVVVIGGFGSLMGTLVGSLIVGEVFSFAILYWPDGAMVLIFVITAAILIVRPWGLFGTPLRA from the coding sequence ATGGAATTAACTTTTCTGTTTTCGCAGTTCATGAGCGGTTTGACCTATGGTTTGATGCTGTTCCTCGTTGCGTCAGGACTCTCTCTTATCTTTGGCGTAATGAACATCCTCAATTTTGCCCACGCTACATTCTGGTTGATCGGTGCGTATATATGTTTCACCTTCTGGAGCTTGATGGAGGCGCACCAGTTTGCCCTGTGGGTCAGCATCCCGCTTGCTGCACTGGCAACGGCAGCCTTCGGGTGGGTTTGCGAGGTTGTTCTTATCAAAAGGATATATAAGAGAGAACTCCATGAGCAACTCCTCATCACCTATGCCATGGCGTTAATCCTTGGCGATTTAATTAAGATCATATGGGGGCCGACGGACAGACTCATTGTCCGTCCCTCCATCATTCAAAAACCCATTCATCTTTTCGGAGCCCCCATCGATTCATATTTTATCTTTGTGATCCTCATAGGTTTTGCTGTAGCTATAGGGCTCTGGTGGTTTTTGAAATACACAAAATACGGCCACATAGTTAAGGCGGCTGTTTTCAGCAGGGAGATGGTGGGCGCCCTCGGGATCCCTATCCCGAAGATCTATACCTGGGTCTTTACATTGGGAATTTTCATTGCAGGATTGGCTGGAGGTGTCCAGTCGGCAATCGGTTCGGTGACGCTGGGTATGGATACCAATATCATCATCCAGGCCTTCTGCGTTGTAGTTATCGGGGGCTTTGGCAGCCTCATGGGGACACTGGTGGGGTCACTCATAGTCGGTGAAGTTTTCTCCTTTGCGATTCTCTACTGGCCTGACGGCGCAATGGTTCTCATCTTCGTTATTACTGCAGCAATTCTCATTGTAAGGCCGTGGGGACTCTTTGGAACACCGTTGAGGGCATAA
- a CDS encoding SDR family oxidoreductase: MKIKEPKIKQEDILVLIDDNFNPHNVCIITGVGSGIGRATAIAAAANNLIAVGLDIDENEGRNTEKMIRKMGGEMAFIKTDLTKDEDIENAVREAAKIGSIKYLANIAGIQHIDSIENFPMVKYDLMMSLMVRTPFYLSKLIIPHIKRSSEGTGAIGNMSSIHGHISTLNKPVYNITKFAMRALSQSIAAEGNGNIRSFSVSTGFVKTNLALGQIPSQAKQRGITTDEVVHDVMLGKSRVKEMMSPIEAANLFIFGFSRYSNYLVGGDLLFDGGVVLTY, translated from the coding sequence ATGAAGATTAAAGAACCAAAAATCAAACAGGAAGATATACTTGTTTTGATTGACGATAATTTTAATCCCCATAACGTGTGCATCATCACAGGGGTGGGGAGCGGTATCGGAAGGGCTACTGCGATAGCTGCTGCTGCTAATAATCTGATTGCCGTAGGACTTGATATTGATGAAAACGAGGGAAGGAATACAGAAAAAATGATCCGGAAGATGGGCGGCGAAATGGCCTTTATAAAAACCGACCTCACCAAAGACGAAGATATTGAAAATGCAGTACGAGAGGCTGCAAAGATTGGTTCTATTAAATATCTTGCAAATATCGCCGGTATCCAGCATATCGACTCAATAGAAAATTTCCCCATGGTAAAATACGATCTCATGATGAGTCTCATGGTTCGTACACCCTTCTATCTATCAAAACTGATTATTCCCCATATAAAAAGAAGCAGCGAAGGAACAGGCGCCATTGGAAACATGTCTTCCATTCATGGCCATATCAGCACGCTCAACAAACCGGTATACAATATTACAAAATTTGCCATGAGGGCGCTCAGTCAGTCAATTGCAGCAGAAGGAAACGGGAATATCCGTTCTTTTTCAGTGAGTACCGGCTTTGTGAAAACTAATCTTGCACTGGGGCAGATTCCTTCCCAGGCGAAACAGCGAGGCATTACAACTGATGAGGTTGTTCATGACGTAATGTTGGGGAAATCAAGGGTGAAGGAGATGATGTCACCCATTGAGGCAGCAAATTTGTTTATATTCGGCTTTTCGCGCTACTCCAATTATCTTGTCGGAGGAGACTTATTGTTCGACGGTGGGGTAGTCCTTACATATTAA
- the nudC gene encoding NAD(+) diphosphatase, with protein sequence MTETFISSVISPAKKDDPALWFIVCGKKLLVNVEDGRVSIPVLVDISELGFVPLREFYLGTHYGQHCYTAEIGETAEIPERMALHGIWGIFNHLDEDLFKVTLGAVHIIDWDRTDQFCIQCGSKTENKSDERAKKCPVCRHVSFPRISPAVIVLVSRGDRILLARAQRFKDEEMYSVLAGFVEPGETLEDTVKREIKEEVGIDVKDIRYFGSQPWPFPDSLMIAFTAQYAGGDIRIDESEIVDARWFDCDNLPLVPGKISVARSMIDWFIGKGKEERQ encoded by the coding sequence ATGACAGAGACATTTATCTCATCGGTGATATCTCCTGCGAAAAAGGATGACCCCGCCCTCTGGTTTATTGTATGCGGAAAAAAACTGCTGGTGAATGTGGAAGACGGCAGGGTATCGATTCCAGTACTCGTTGATATAAGCGAGTTGGGATTTGTACCTCTCCGTGAGTTCTATCTGGGAACACATTATGGGCAGCATTGTTATACCGCTGAAATCGGAGAAACAGCAGAAATACCTGAAAGAATGGCTCTCCACGGCATATGGGGAATATTTAATCACTTAGACGAAGACCTCTTCAAAGTAACCTTAGGGGCTGTCCACATCATTGACTGGGACAGAACTGACCAATTCTGTATCCAGTGCGGGTCAAAAACAGAAAACAAGAGCGATGAACGTGCCAAAAAGTGTCCGGTATGCAGACATGTAAGCTTTCCGCGCATTTCCCCTGCTGTCATAGTTCTTGTTTCACGGGGCGATCGTATACTCCTTGCCCGTGCGCAGCGTTTTAAAGACGAGGAGATGTACAGCGTTCTTGCAGGCTTTGTCGAACCCGGAGAAACACTGGAAGATACTGTAAAACGGGAGATCAAAGAAGAAGTGGGCATTGACGTTAAAGATATCCGCTATTTCGGCAGTCAGCCGTGGCCCTTCCCTGACTCCCTCATGATTGCCTTTACTGCCCAATATGCCGGTGGTGATATTCGGATTGATGAGTCAGAAATTGTTGATGCACGCTGGTTTGATTGCGACAACCTCCCTCTCGTTCCTGGTAAAATCAGCGTCGCAAGAAGCATGATAGACTGGTTTATTGGAAAGGGGAAAGAGGAAAGGCAGTGA